The following is a genomic window from Candidatus Margulisiibacteriota bacterium.
ATTTATGATGGAGATTAACGGCCGACCTAAAAAAGGTCGATCATGGCAAAAACCTGTGGCATTAGAAACCGACGACAGCGGGAACATCTATATCGTCGATGCCAATGGGAGAAGAGTTTTCATTTATAACTCTAAAGGCGAATTGATCGATGAAATCTATGAAGGATTACGAGAACCTCATGATATAGCCATAAGAGAGAACATATATATCACGGATGGTATAAAACATCAGATATTTGTATATAAAGTTCGCGCCTCACATTAATGAGGCGCCTTTATAGGGGGGAGAAGAGATAACAGGTTTTTCACCTGTCACTATATTATCGTAAATAAAAAAAGATAGTATCAACTTTTTTTTACTTAATAATTTATAAAGGAGCATCTCTTTGAAATCACAAGTATATTTTTATGACATCCATAAACACCACAAAATTTCTCCAGTAAATAAACTGGGAGATCTGGCAGCCAGGTTGGATGTAAGTGAACTATTATCGGAAGGCGGAAACTGCGCAGTCAAAGTCCATTTTGGAGAACCAGGAAATGCTTCATTCATACGCCCGATATATATCAAAAAGATTGTTTCCATTATCAAGGGCTTAAAGCTTAATCCGTTTTTGACTGATACAAATACACTCTATTATGGACAGAGATCAAATGCGGTTGATCATTTGAACGCTGCGATAGGAAACGGATTTGCATATGCCGTTGTGGATGCGCCGCTCATAATCGGTGACGGCCTTAATGGAAAAGATTATGTGAATGTTCCTGTAAACGGCAAGCATTTTTCTGAAGTCAAAATCGGATCGGCAATATATCATGCGGATGCGATGGTTGTTGTCTCTCATTTTAAAGGGCATGAGCTCTCGGGGTTCGGTGGTGCGATTAAGAATATCAGTATGGGTTGTGCCAGTAGGGCAGGGAAACAAATGATGCATTCAGCCGTAAAGCCAAAAGTTAATGGAAGTATTTGTACCTCTTGTGGCAAATGTATTCAATACTGTCCAACCAATGCCATCGAAATCATTCAAGAGAACAAGCCGTTTGCATCGGTCAACTCAGATGTCTGCTATGGTTGCGGCGAGTGTGTCGTTACCTGTCCTGCAAAAGCAATCAAACCTAATTGGCAAACCGAAACATCCGTCATGCAGGAAAAGATGGCAGAATTTGCAGCGGGAGCAGTACAAAACAAAAAGAACAAAGTAATATACTTCAACTTTCTGATTGATATGTCGCCCTGTTGCGATTGTTATCATTTTAACGATGCGCCAATTAAAGAAAACATCGGCATTCTGGCAAGCAATGATCCGGTTGCTATCGATAGAGCGAGCCTCGATCTTGTCGGTCTTGATGTTTTCAAAAAAATATATCCTGAGATTAACCCTGCTGTTCAATTGAATTATTTGGAGCAACTGGGCATTGGTACTCAAGAGTACGATCTTATAAACGTATAATCGATA
Proteins encoded in this region:
- a CDS encoding 4Fe-4S ferredoxin, which translates into the protein MKSQVYFYDIHKHHKISPVNKLGDLAARLDVSELLSEGGNCAVKVHFGEPGNASFIRPIYIKKIVSIIKGLKLNPFLTDTNTLYYGQRSNAVDHLNAAIGNGFAYAVVDAPLIIGDGLNGKDYVNVPVNGKHFSEVKIGSAIYHADAMVVVSHFKGHELSGFGGAIKNISMGCASRAGKQMMHSAVKPKVNGSICTSCGKCIQYCPTNAIEIIQENKPFASVNSDVCYGCGECVVTCPAKAIKPNWQTETSVMQEKMAEFAAGAVQNKKNKVIYFNFLIDMSPCCDCYHFNDAPIKENIGILASNDPVAIDRASLDLVGLDVFKKIYPEINPAVQLNYLEQLGIGTQEYDLINV